Proteins from a genomic interval of Plasmodium reichenowi strain SY57 chromosome 13, whole genome shotgun sequence:
- a CDS encoding nuclear fusion protein, putative, with protein sequence MLNLFVFLILFIIRFVVVRGSKYRYENNSELLIERIKRGKEALDDILKAKMKAEEEYQKNKKRIKNGNKNSYKNKKEDDKEEKDYDEDDNNNNIYVQEIKCYEYVLEQLNNLNVYNCNEINENNKSLLALAKTKCLFVKSIRSFPDENLGCILNPKKLNKLQLYLYNNNLFNEFSNPNFSRTLNLNELRKIEKIINPCYYENDQADENYVNLLNDISNIKEKQRNNYEHINYTYNNDMDNLDGTNYMSEKNNYLKKKLCENLKYKIVTNCTSNKNMSDTAFQIYHSELNHIDDICFYIQSNEWNKRTEENINRLAQTSLYISKQMTTNLENMKLIENAQIKQIENTNRFDNFLKGLKNDFSEIIQILLKIKYHHESITKFLRAFKMIVMYLLIIILVLFITSRSYAYSSRKKIISCVFFCYLTELLFKKIIVLFKRYILLNINDHFISYSIKGIRYTFVIIGIKVFISSIISYKEPAKVIEEELKVIKKIVEKNSQKYQNKIKEIENGNNNILYNNIDQKTISIINLWSCFNENMDSLYEDDEDFNLSNYNSDDESSSSHTSLASENFTLNEMDEYNDDPIGIRIKTLHRKNRPIFFHYMPSPTNIKAYTENPISFTNMIEYNHNEIMRIKENRINNELVINDHKSYETLIIENDDQNETPNIYDLNKVEEKISKYYSLDSF encoded by the exons ATGTTGAATCTATTTGTCTTccttattttatttataatacGTTTTGTAGTGGTTAGAGGATCTAAATATAGATATGAAAATAACTCTGAATTATTGATTGAAAGAATAAAAAGAGGAAAAGAAGCATTAGATGATATTCTGAAAGCAAAAATGAAAGCGGAAGAGGAATAtcaaaagaataaaaaaagaataaaaaatggaaataaaaattcttacaagaataaaaaagaagatgataaagaagaaaaggattatgatgaagatgataataataataatatatatgtacaagaaataaaatgttatgaatatgtattagaacaattaaataatttaaatgtatataattgtaACGAAATAAAcgaaaataataaatcattattaGCATTAGCTAAAACAAAATGTCTCTTTGTAAAATCTATAAGATCTTTTCCTGATGAAAATTTAGGTTGCATATTGAATCCAAAAAAGTTAAATAAGTtacaattatatttatataataataatttatttaatgaattTAGTAATCCGAATTTTTCAAGGACTTTAAATTTGAATGAATTAAGGAAAATAgagaaaattataaatccttgctattatgaaaatgatCAAGCGGATGaaaattatgtaaatttattaaatgatatatctaatataaaggaaaagcaaagaaataattatgaacatattaattatacttataataatgatatggATAATTTGGATGGAACCAATTATATGtcagaaaaaaataattatttaaaaaaaaaattatgtgaaaatttaaaatataaaatagtAACGAATTGTAcatcaaataaaaatatgtcTGATACTGCATTCCAAATATATCATTCTGAATTAAATCATATTGATgatatttgtttttatatacaatcAAATGAATGGAATAAAAGGACTGAGgaaaat ATCAACAGATTAGCGCAAACATCCTTGTATATATCCAAACAAATGACTACCAATTTggaaaatatgaaattaatagaaaatgctcaaattaaacaaatagaaaatacaaatag GTTTGATAATTTCTTGAAGGGTCTCAAAAATGATTTTAGCGAAATTATtcaaattttattaaaaataaaatatcacCACGAATCAATTACCA AATTTTTGAGAGCCTTTAAAATGATTGTTATGTATcttcttattataatcTTAGTCTTATTCATAACGTCAAGAAGTTACGCATACAGCagtagaaaaaaaattatatcat gtgtttttttttgttacTTGACTGAGCTgctttttaaaaaaattattgttcttttcaaaagatatatattattgaaTATTAATGATCATTTTATTAGTTATTCAATTAAAGGAATAAGatat acatttgttattattgGTATAAAAGTATTCATTAGCTCCATCATATC TTATAAAGAACCTGCGAAAGTAATTGAAGAAGAGCTGAAggttataaaaaaaatcgtagaaaaaaattcacagaaatatcaaaataaaattaagGAAATTGAGAATGggaataataatatcttatataataatatagatcAAAAAACAA TTAGcataataaatttatggTCATGTTTTAACGAAAATATGGATTCCTTATATgaagatgatgaagatTTTAATTTAAGCA ATTATAACAGTGATGACGAATCAAGCAGTTCACACACTTCACTAGCTAGCGAAAATTTTACTTTAAATGAAATGGATGA ATATAATGATGACCCTATTGGAATAAGGATAAAAACATTACACAGAAAAAATCGACCgatattttttcattatatgCCTTCACCAACAAATATTAAGGCATATACAGAAAATCCTATATCCTTCA CAAATATGATAGAATATAACCACAATGAAATAATGCGAATCAAGGAAAATAGAATTAATAATGAACTA GTAATAAATGATCATAAAAGTTATGAAACTTTAATTATAGAGAATGATGATCAAAATGAAACaccaaatatatatgatcTAAATAAAGTTGAAGAAAAGATAAGCAAATATTATTCACTAGAtagtttttaa
- a CDS encoding hypothetical protein (conserved Plasmodium protein, unknown function), with protein MENRECEIRIFNGTSCCFYRYMHSVKHGVWLINPPECLKSKGEEKCIAKFTKTMGNFYGILQYCVVINSDEYILNARFDIPLLGDNTATSIIGLNIKNEDKQILSQQNYFLVKYSFDNTYNSKFYINIVETEEGHRFIEYHKKKLKKGLLRVLHIRTLEEKEKLRKENMNNNLRINNCTNIISNNNNNNNNNNDNNNNYYYNNEDNLTNDKLIHNYHRDNDILDILPLSFIINIKNYEWKKRLRKAHKSLYIIIINFTRQTLNLIDSKGMKSVELNEGNWIELPNEKISSLRSCEFGCNSDGMFSSISGFCKYNFMNESCYLNILWNINSVNSKIKCNIKNTSKYTIIKNVELYNECTAVFHILEYYYYPPIKILECRALTNNVINNYNINKDNIDKNINSIYQCSINVIRQFCQYLLNNNTSQENNSNDEDFMNSSNLQKKFVYNDDDDDLKFINNNMSSFPKINKNAISLYTNKGNEIIPSKKKKKRNQKNPYYNSKVSVASEDIYKKGEKYIYNSEYENENDNDNNKDSCHFNEEENEELEEDGDFLNIDHLKSSTIQEKNLEILKKRKACSNNMNINRKNIFTNINITCGRDFFCYMHGNNYSNNIPINSYLYISWNIGNVIYRNLYNSSENIIINAHSLLSSHNINDDVILKLNIDENNRRLYPSNLIHSLLMNTESNIYINNEYVILDIILSIFHIISTNLSPIIEKILDAEYGTRWIMDSKIPKSNIWEKSKGKNELDIEGIIHIITTFWIDIFEKRIKNLEIIQNLQKASIFWSNQEIDQFDQDFVKKLIESSSLLLKLFGDYNTAKSIEKLYYNKYSIFNDFCVD; from the coding sequence ATGGAAAATCGAGAATGCgaaataagaatatttaaCGGGACTAGTTGTTGTTTTTATAGATATATGCATTCAGTAAAACATGGAGTATGGTTAATTAATCCTCCTGAATGTTTAAAAAGTAAAGGGGAAGAAAAATGTATAGCTAAATTTACGAAAACTATGGGTAATTTTTATGGTATATTACAATATTGTGTAGTTATAAATAGtgatgaatatattttgaatgCTCGTTTTGATATACCATTATTAGGTGATAATACAGCTACATCGATTATTGGTTTGAATATAAAGAATGAAGATAAACAAATTTTATCGCAAcagaattattttttagtAAAGTATAGTTTTGATAATACTTATAACAGTAAgttttatattaacattGTTGAAACTGAAGAAGGACATAGATTTATTGAATACCATAAGAAGAAATTAAAGAAAGGTCTGCTTCGTGTATTACACATACGGACATTAgaagaaaaggaaaaattacgtaaagaaaatatgaataataatttaagaATAAACAATTGCACGAATATtattagtaataataataataataataataataataatgataataataataattattattataataatgaagataatttaacaaatgataaattaatacataattatcatcgtgataatgatatattagatatattaccattaagttttattattaatataaaaaattatgaatgGAAAAAAAGACTTAGAAAAGCACATaaatctttatatataataattataaattttacTAGACAAacattaaatttaatagaTAGTAAAGGTATGAAATCTGTTGAATTGAATGAAGGAAATTGGATTGAATTACCTAATGAGAAAATCTCTTCATTACGTTCTTGTGAATTTGGATGTAATAGTGATGGTATGTTTTCAAGTATCAGTGGTTTTTGTAAATACAATTTTATGAACGAATCAtgttatttaaatatattatggaatattaatagtgttaattcaaaaattaaatgtaatattaaaaatactagtaaatatacaattataaaaaatgtagaattatataatgaatgTACTGCTGTATTTCATATCCtagaatattattattatcctccaataaaaatattagaaTGCAGAGCTTTAACAAATAatgttattaataattataatataaataaagataatattgataaaaatattaattcCATATACCAATGTAGTATTAATGTTATTAGACAATTTTGTCAATATCTTctgaataataatacatctcaagaaaataattcaaatgATGAAGATTTCATGAATTCATCAAATTTACAAAAGaaatttgtatataatgatGACGACGATgatttaaaatttataaataataatatgtcTTCTTTTCCAAagattaataaaaatgcAATTTCTCTTTATACAAACAAAGGCAATGAAATAATTCctagtaaaaaaaaaaaaaaaagaaatcaGAAGAATCCTTATTATAATAGCAAAGTGTCAGTTGCTTCAGaagatatttataaaaaaggggaaaaatatatatataacagcgaatatgaaaatgaaaatgataatgataataataaagattCTTGTCATTTTAATGAGGAGgaaaatgaagaattaGAAGAAGATGGagattttttaaatatcGATCATTTAAAAAGTAGTACTATACAAGAAAAGAATTTagaaattttaaaaaaaagaaaagcATGTTCAaacaatatgaatattaatagaaagaatatatttacgaatattaatataacGTGTGGACGtgattttttttgttacaTGCATGGGAATAATTATTCTAATAACATACCTataaattcatatttatatatatcttgGAATATAGGAAATGTCATATATagaaatttatataattcaagtgaaaatataataataaatgcTCATAGTTTGTTAAGTAgtcataatattaatgatgatgttatattaaaattgaatatagatgaaaataatagaaGGCTTTACCCATCAAATCTAATACATAGTTTATTAATGAATACAgaaagtaatatatatataaataatgaatatgttatattagATATCATTTTAAGTATATTCCATATTATATCAACTAATTTATCACCtattattgaaaaaatattggATGCAGAATATGGTACTAGGTGGATTATGGATAGCAAAATACcaaaaagtaatatatgggaaaaatcaaaaggaaaaaatgaattagACATTGAAGGAATTATACATATCATTACAACCTTCTGGATAGATATATTTGAAAAGCgtattaaaaatttagaAATTATTCAAAATTTACAAAAAGCATCGATTTTTTGGTCAAATCAAGAAATAGATCAATTTGATCAAGACTTTGTCAAAAAATTAATCGAAAGCTCTTCCTTGCTTTTAAAGCTCTTCGGAGATTATAACACAGCAAAGAGTATTGAAAAGTTGTATTACAATAAATATTCCATTTTTAATGACTTTTGCGTGGACTaa
- a CDS encoding 6-cysteine protein: MFAVNLKICIFLSLVSFLLQCKNTLANVTFEQKVETKLSHNNDGDIVYGHREFKGGVYAFLGYDKCRIEVYKTVNGIDWNEKKEVKVSGNNNIAIVYSIFTSEEKMILIFKCDNKFYITKYGKEFEWSDPKLIDVSNVIGTNTIPAIYSGSLLSMNNDFEKYILVCENHSQNYINVGEQEYMREIRLLGKCMLSFDEGKNWKNEVMDLYSDEGYTKINTLRLSDYGGKILVKGTNAQNLNQTIRSIILLCNNLHDWKLFCALPTIRFRKDISVENLTYFNTYHLAIVKNEDKLQLAFTYDLFETFDPQYLNIEFMCVSHYFVLAHDEMVYLFCHGNEKKNYVIKIKTIPRKIGCELNTNDTVNKIYTYTYKYIYNNNLSPKTCKVPSSHLKYSSDGLYKLFEVRLPKDIKVTENCFRYSFLSELNNKYHTTIIKTRVINKLEDYVEVQFHFPIYYTKFLYNYKSTYCVLSNNYRIVVEFDYIRNHIDLDFPFDTDTVKLYSNEIVTHAFRNNTEETHKHELPKGTYMTSYFSYEKEYVISNYIEETFSTTFTILTQTKMNVNFMAGGQKYKYEGIDLTDSSPNYELSLNSLADSQNIDIFVSKFDNNKTLGFVCPVKSSYDGLNCFDNVYIKNKTLVKIEYLFGENDIFVVPQRRIYKTKGTAMESLLYLNDNNVKKLKDDKTIIHFYCECNVNNNVIKVNYYISPFYDENSIKKEISKKDQEIPIINKTIPQNEKDILFNNEKVVPLSNEPQEIIQPPIQEKLNTTDPSKAYIYGANIIFIAIICIICLCISSFI, translated from the coding sequence atgtTTGCTGTAAACTTAaaaatttgtatatttttgtcGCTTGTTTCATTTTTGTTACAATGTAAGAATACCCTTGCTAATGTAACTTTTGAACAAAAAGTAGAGACAAAATTAAGTCATAATAATGATGGAGATATAGTTTATGGACACAGAGAATTTAAAGGAGGTGTTTATGCATTTTTAGGATACGACAAGTGTAGAATAGAAGTTTATAAAACAGTGAATGGAATAGATTGGAATGAAAAAAAGGAGGTAAAAGTAAgtggtaataataatattgcTATAGTATATTCCATTTTTACAAGTGAAGAGAAGAtgatattaatttttaaatgtgataataaattttatattactaAATATGGAAAAGAATTTGAATGGTCAGATCCAAAACTTATAGATGTATCTAATGTTATTGGTACAAATACAATCCCAGCTATTTACTCTGGTTCTTTACTATCTATGAATAATGATTTTGAAAAATACATTTTGGTTTGTGAAAATCATAGTcagaattatataaatgtagGAGAGCAAGAATATATGAGAGAAATACGTTTATTAGGTAAATGTATGTTATCTTTCGATGAAGGAAAAAACTGGAAGAATGAAGTGATGGATTTATATAGTGATGAAGGttatacaaaaattaatacTTTAAGATTATCAGATTATGGAGGAAAAATACTTGTGAAAGGAACTAATGCACAAAATCTTAACCAAACGATACGATCAATAATACttttatgtaataatttGCATGATTGGAAATTATTTTGTGCACTTCCTACCATAAGATTCAGGAAGGATATTTCAGTAGAAAATCtaacatattttaatacTTATCATCTAGCCAttgtaaaaaatgaagataaatTACAATTAGCTTTTACATATGATTTATTTGAAACATTTGATCCACAATATTTGAACATTGAATTTATGTGTGTTTCTCATTATTTCGTTTTAGCTCATGATGAAATggtatatttattttgtcatggaaatgagaaaaaaaattatgtcataaaaataaaaacaatacCAAGAAAAATAGGATGTGAATTAAATACAAATGATActgtaaataaaatttatacatacacttataaatacatatataataataacttAAGTCCGAAAACATGTAAAGTTCCATCATCacatttaaaatattcgAGTGATGGtctatataaattatttgaGGTAAGATTACcaaaagatataaaagTAACTGAAAATTGTTTTAGATATTCTTTTTTGAgtgaattaaataataaatatcatactactataataaaaacaagAGTTATTAACAAATTAGAAGATTATGTAGAAGTACAATTTCACTTTCCGATTTATTATACtaaatttttatacaaTTATAAAAGTACATATTGTGTCTTGAGTAATAACTATAGAATAGTTGTTGAATTTGATTATATACGTAATCATATTGATCTAGATTTTCCCTTTGATACAGATACTGTAAAGTTATATAGTAATGAAATTGTTACACATGCATTTAGAAATAATACAGAAGAAACACACAAGCATGAATTGCCCAAAGGTACTTATATGACATCTTATTTTAGTtatgaaaaagaatatgTTATATCTAATTATATAGAAGAAACATTTTCTACTACATTTACTATATTAACACAAACAAAAATGAATGTTAATTTTATGGCTGGTGgacaaaaatataaatatgaagGTATCGATTTAACAGATTCTTCACCAAACTATGAATTGTCACTTAATTCCTTGGCAGATAGCCAAAATATTGATATTTTTGTATCCAAatttgataataataaaaccCTAGGTTTTGTTTGTCCTGTTAAAAGTAGTTATGACGGATTAAATTGTTTTGAcaatgtttatataaaaaataagacACTTGTCAAAATCGAATATTTATTTGGAGAAAATGATATCTTTGTTGTTCCTCAAAGgagaatatataaaactaAAGGTACAGCTATGGAAAgtcttttatatttaaatgacAACAATgtaaagaaattaaaagatGATAAAACTATAATACATTTCTATTGTGAATGtaatgttaataataatgtaatcaaagttaattattatatatctccattttatgatgaaaatagtataaaaaaagaaataagCAAAAAAGACCAAGAAATACctattattaataaaactataccacaaaatgaaaaagatattCTATTCAATAATGAAAAAGTTGTTCCTTTATCAAACGAACCTCAAGAAATTATTCAACCACCTATTcaagaaaaattaaatacTACTGATCCTTCAAaagcatatatatatggagctaatattatatttattgcaattatatgtataatatgCTTGTGTATTTCGtctttcatataa